The following coding sequences are from one Aethina tumida isolate Nest 87 chromosome 2, icAetTumi1.1, whole genome shotgun sequence window:
- the LOC109600875 gene encoding ubiquitin carboxyl-terminal hydrolase — translation METTSLLPLESNPDVMNKFLHLLGVPEKWNIVDVYGLDEDALAWVPRPVLAVILLFPYSAKFFEYAEEETKKITEKGQVISPDVFYMKQYISNACGTIALIHSVANNIDKIELVDGPFKKILETAKNLTPEERGELLKSGSNSEAFKLITAHQELAMEGQTQVNPEEKVNHHFIALVEKNGDLYELDGRRDCPINHGPTSEESFMEDCAKICKEYMSRDSEDLFFTVLALTASD, via the exons ATGGAGACAACATCCTTATTACCTCTGGAGTCGAACCCAGat GTTATGAACAAG ttTCTGCATTTGCTGGGAGTACCTGAAAAGTGGAACATAGTTGACGTTTACGGTCTGGACGAAGATGCTTTAGCTTGGGTTCCAAGACCAGTACTGGCTGTTATATTACTGTTCCCCTACAGTgccaaa TTTTTTGAATATGCTGAAgaggaaacaaaaaaaatcacgGAAAAGGGGCAAGTCATTTCCCCTGATGTTTTCTACATGAAACAGTACATTTCAAATGCCTGCGGAACAATAGCACTGATTCACAGTGTAgccaataatattgataa AATTGAACTGGTTGATGGAccatttaaaaagatattagAAACTGCCAAAAACTTAACACCTGAGGAGAGAGGTGAACTTTTGAAGTCTGGTTCAAATTCAGAggctttcaaattaattacagcTCATCAGGAGCTTGCAATGGAAGGACAAACTcaa GTAAATCCTGAAGAGAAGGTAAACCATCATTTCATAGCATTGGTTGAAAAGAATGGAGATTTATATGAACTGGATGGACGTAGAGACTGCCCCATTAATCATGGACCAACAAGTGAGGAGTCTTTCATGGAG GATTGTGCTAAAATATGCAAGGAATACATGTCTAGGGATTCAGAAGATCTTTTCTTTACAGTCTTGGCACTTACAGCTTCTGACTGA
- the LOC109600873 gene encoding NF-X1-type zinc finger protein NFXL1, with protein sequence MNKTNMNKPKPTNPWNQNRNQPKKPKSKLENSPTPAQQKSADLKFKEAQKKLQAAVQKHVKEYESSSDEEELESKNVIDSILKSYTQSGGTDDQLERTQIFLEQSFLSGAATCLICISRIKRDDEIWSCNNCYGFFHIMCIQRWSKDTITHQKQALEGQIVVNQKTISWCCPKCRHEYNPEDIPSKYLCFCGKVEKPKFQAFLVPHSCGEICKKDLIPKCGHKCVLLCHPGPCPPCPVTVTVTCYCGSQPPRTQRCSKKDWSCGNKCGKLLSCEKHTCAEPCHAGLCQPCPKKSVQKCMCKAHQKLRDCAEPIWQCNKVCNKPLECGHHTCPEVCHAGVCDVCELTKPRTCPCGKNKYQLPCTEETPTCKDTCDKLLECGAHTCNQRCHKDKCGLCLETVVKQCRCGQHTKEIQCYKSYLCETKCKKMKDCNKHPCNRKCCDGNCPPCEKPCGATLNCGKHKCSSVCHRGPCYPCSNTEIVSCKCGHTKLTVPCGKKHKTKPPKCNKLCLNPPDCHHEKRIEHRCHFGDCPPCKQICNKTRSTCDHLCPRICHSSVLMKLEGQKASMPWEQQKPQQVKKALPCPDCVVPVPVTCLGGHETCDWPCHMAKPSSCHRPCGRLLACGNHTCNLACHTVESAPDITTAGVTCEPCEGLCTKERPEGCGHDCPKPCHPGPCPPCKHMVRIKCHCGLNQPYVQCHEWLQLDKREELKSCGNQCPKNFECGHRCKANCHSGSCPNASLCKKKVKVTCKCKRIKKEFSCETVRKNLAIVECDEVCAQKLEEERKLKDYINEQKKKEEEIKNKKELEKYQRMFEGKKKNRERRIGQVDDEDNKFKKYLPYILGGVLGVSAMIIYLTIY encoded by the exons ATGAACAAAACAAACATGAATAAACCGAAACCAACGAATCCTTGGAATCAAAATCGGAACCAACCAAAAAAACCCAAAAGTAAATTGGAAAACTCGCCGACACCAGCCCAACAAAAGTCggcagatttaaaatttaaggaagccCAAAAAAAACTTCAAGCTGCAGTACAAAAGCACGTAAAAGAATACGAGTCTTCCTCTGATGAAGAAGAGTTAGAgtcaaaaaatgtaattg ATTCAATATTGAAGAGTTACACTCAATCAGGAGGAACAGATGACCAATTAGAACGTacgcaaatatttttagaacaatCCTTTCTATCAGGAGCAGCCACTTGTCTGATTTGCATTTCCAGAATAAAAAGAGATGATGaa ATCTGGAGTTGTAACAATTGCTATGGCTTCTTTCACATAATGTGCATTCAAAGATGGTCCAAAGACACAATAACTCATCAAAAGCAAGCACTTGAAGGACAGATTGTGGtaaatcaaaaaacaatatCTTGGTGTTGCCCTAAATGCAGACATGAGTACAATCCCGAGGACATACCAAGCAAATATCTTTGCTTCTGTGGAAAGGTTGAAAAACCTAAATTCCAAGCATTTCTGGTGCCTCACTCCTGTGGAGAAATCTGCAAAAAGGATTTAATACCCAAGTGTGGACACAAATGTGTGCTGTTATGTCACCCag gtCCTTGTCCACCATGTCCAGTGACAGTGACTGTGACTTGTTACTGTGGCAGTCAACCACCTAGGACACAGAGGTGCAGTAAAAAGGACTGGTCCTGTGGAAATAAGTGTGGAAAATTGTTGTCCTGTGAGAAACACACTTGTGCTGAACCATGCCATGCAGGTCTATGTCAACCATGTCCAAAGAAAAGTGTCCAGAAATGCATGTGCAAGGCACATCAAAAACTTAGGGATTGTGCTGAACCAATTTGGCAGTGTAACAag GTTTGTAATAAACCACTTGAATGTGGACATCACACTTGTCCTGAAGTGTGTCATGCAGGAGTGTGTGATGTGTGTGAACTGACTAAACCAAGAACATGTCCTTGTGGTAAAAATAAGTATCAATTACCATGTACTGAGGAGACGCCCACTTGTAAAGACACTTGTGACAAATTATTAGAATGTGGAGCCCATACCTGTAACCAGAGATGCCATAAAGACAAATGTGGACTG tgccTTGAAACTGTTGTAAAACAGTGTAGGTGTGGCCAACACACAAAAGAAATTCAATGTTATAAATCTTATCTATGTGAAACTAAATGTAAGAAGATGAAGGATTGCAACAAACATCCTTGCAACAGGAAG tgTTGTGATGGCAATTGCCCTCCTTGTGAAAAGCCTTGTGGAGCAACTTTAAATTGCGGCAAACACAAATGTTCTTCAGTGTGTCACAGGGGTCCTTGTTATCCTTGTAGCAATACAGAAATTGTATCGTGCAAATGCGGCCACACAAAACTTACCGTTCCTTGTGGCAAAAAACACAAAACGAAACCACCTAAATGCAACAAACTTTGCCT AAATCCTCCCGACTGCCATCACGAGAAGCGCATTGAACACAGATGCCATTTTGGTGACTGCCCACcttgtaaacaaatttgtaataagaccAGAAGCACATGTGATCATTTGTGCCCTAGAATTTGTCATTCGTCAGTGTTGATGAAACTTGAAGGTCAAAAAGCATCAATGCCTTGGGAACAACAGAAACCTCAACAAGTCAAGAAAGCACTTCCTTGTCCAGATTGTGTGGTTCCAGTTCCAGTAACATGTCTTG GTGGACATGAAACATGTGATTGGCCTTGTCATATGGCCAAACCAAGTAGTTGCCATAGGCCTTGTGGAAGATTACTTGCATGTGGAAACCACACATGTAATTTGGCCTGTCACACAGTAGAATCGGCGCCGGATATTACAACGGCGGGAGTAACGTGCGAGCCTTGCGAAGGATTGTGTACGAAAGAAAGACCAGAAGGTTGTGGCCATGATTGCCCAAAACCCTGTCATCCAGGGCCATGCCCTCCTTGCAAGCACATGGTTAGAATAAAATGCCACTGTGGGTTGAACCAGCCCTACGTTCAATGCCATGAGTGGTTGCAACTTGACAAAAGGGAGGAGCTGAAAAGTTGTGGAAATCAGTGCCCCAAAAAT TTTGAGTGTGGTCATAGATGTAAAGCTAACTGCCATTCAGGTTCTTGCCCAAATGCAAGCTTGTGTAAGAAAAAAGTTAAAGTAACTTGCAAATGTAAACGTATCAAAAAGGAATTTTCATGTGAGACTGTAAGGAAGAACCTTGCAATAGTTGAGTGTGATGAGGTATGTGCTCAAAAACTGGAAGAAgagagaaaattaaaagattatattaatgaacaaaagaaaaaagaagaagaaattaaaaataaaaaagaattggaGAAATATCAGAGGATGTTTGAAGGCAAGAAGAAAAATAGAGAAAGAAGGATAGGACAAGTAGATGATgaagacaataaatttaagaaatacttGCCCTACATTTTAGGAGGTGTCTTAGGTGTTTCTGCTATGATAATATACcttacaatatattaa
- the LOC109600871 gene encoding peptide transporter family 1 isoform X2, with product MEREKKLPYPKSVFFIVSNEFCERFSYYGMRTILILYLKNILLFSEADSKIIYHTFTMFVYFFPLLGAILSDSWLGKFKTIFFVSIIYACGSILLAVSSAPTDIPQTAFSMIGLLLIALGTGGIKPCVSAFGGDQFILPQQELQLATFFSLFYFSINSGSLVSTFLTPILREKVHCFGDDHCYPLAFAVPGALMVVSIIIFGLGKPLYRIKKPEGNVFVQVTKCISYAISKKSKRDKSEKPKEHWLDYASDKYDSTLIDNIKATIKVLIIYIPLPIFWALYDQQGSGWTFQAVRMDGDIGFYTILPDQMQVVNPLLILAFIPLFTYVVYPLLAKCNFVKTPLQRMAAGGVLTAVAFGISACISLWLESTYPTLPSEGNIQLRMYNPTKCDVTVNALDLRINSAIKSFGYEHNIDIDFSGKSDVEFTFTGDCLTEKTLKVSISEETAYGIVIQEDKIQSYEDDIKKSDDGNPIVRTLQHVSTGPPLSYGSKNIRAENIEQETFDVGTYDVGPSKTEMKLKLGGKYVVIANDEKAELITVTEPNSVHILWLLPQYIVITGGEIMFAITGLEFSYSQAPVSMKSVLQACWLLTTAFGNLIIVIIESGKIFDKQSYDFFLYTVLMLFDMALFIWLATKYKYISFANSEQELTTTDKEKQGVENSAFDDSN from the exons ATGGAGAGAGAAAAG AAACTTCCTTACCCTAAATCCGTCTTCTTCATTGTCAGCAATGAGTTCTGCGAAAGGTTCAGTTACTATGGGATGCGAA CAATCCTCATCCTGTACCTTAAGAACATTCTTCTGTTCAGCGAGGCGGACTCGAAAATCATCTACCACACTTTCACCATGTTTGTGTACTTCTTCCCGCTCTTGGGTGCCATACTCTCGGACAGCTGGTTAGGAAAGTTCAAGACGATATTCTTCGTTTCCATAATTTATGCCTGCGGAAGCATACTTCTGGCCGTGTCGTCTGCGCCTACAGACATCCCACAGACCGCGTTCTCCATGATCGGTCTTTTGCTCATCGCTTTGGGCACGGGAGGCATAAAACCGTGCGTGTCCGCATTTGGAGGCGATCAGTTCATCTTACCGCAACAGGAACTGCAGCTGGCCACTTTCTTCTCCCTTTTTTACTTTTCCATTAACAGCGGAAGCTTGGTCTCGACCTTCCTGACACCGATATTGAGAGAGAAGGTCCACTGTTTCGGAGATGACCACTGTTACCCGTTGGCTTTTGCCGTTCCTGGTGCTCTTATGGTTGTATCTATCA TTATATTCGGACTCGGCAAGCCTCTCTACAGGATCAAAAAACCCGAAGGAAACGTCTTCGTTCAGGTTACCAAATGTATTTCT tATGCTATTAGCAAGAAGTCGAAACGCGACAAAAGTGAGAAACCAAAGGAACACTGGTTAGATTACGCATCAGACAAATATGACTCTACTCTCATTGATAATATTAAGGCCACCATCAAAgttcttattatttacattccaTTGCCTATTTTCTGGGCATTGTATGATCAACAGGGATCAGGGTGGACTTTCCAGGCAGTACGTATGGACGGAGATATTGGCTTTTATACCATTCTGCCTGATCAAATGCAAGTGGTTAATCCTCTTTTGATTCTGGCCTTTATTCCTTTATTCACATACGTGGTGTATCCCTTGTTGGCCAAATGCAACTTTGTAAAAACACCTTTGCAAAGAATGGCCGCTGGTGGAGTTCTAACGGCAGTTGCATTTGGTATATCCGCTTGCATTTCCTTATGGTTGGAATCAACGTATCCAACACTTCCCTCAGAGGGAAACATTCAACTTAGAATGTACAACCCCACTAAATGCGATGTGACTGTCAACGCTTTGGATTTGAGAATTAATTCGGCTATTAAAAGTTTTGGATATGAacataatattgatattgacTTCTCTGGTAAAAGTGACGTAGAGTTCACCTTCACTGGGGACTGTTTAActgaaaaaactttaaaagtttctatTAGTGAAGAAACTGCATATGGAATAGTCATTCAAGAAGATAAGATTCAATCCTATGAGGATGATATCAAAAAGAGTGACGATGGAAATCCTATTGTTAGGACTTTGCAACATGTATCAACTGGCCCGCCACTTTCATACGGTTCGAAAAATATTAGAgctgaaaatattgaacaagAAACTTTCGATGTAGGAACCTATGATGTAGGTCCATCAAAGACTGAAATGAAACTAAAATTGGGTGGAAAATATGTGGTTATAGCGAATGAT gaAAAAGCGGAGTTAATAACTGTAACAGAGCCGAACTCTGTGCACATACTGTGGCTACTTCCtcaatatattgttataacaGGTGGTGAAATTATGTTTGCCATTACTGGTTTAGAGTTCTCCTATTCCCAGGCACCAGTCTCTATGAAATCCGTTCTTCAGGCCTGCTGGTTGTTAACCACAGCTtttggtaatttaataatcgtaATTATAGAGTCTGGAAAAATTTTCGACAAACAG TCATATGACTTCTTTTTGTATACGGTTCTTATGTTATTTGACATGGCCCTATTTATATGgctagcaacaaaatataaatatataagctTCGCAAACAGTGAACAAGAATTGACAACTACAGACAAAGAGAAGCAAGGAGTTGAAAACTCAGCCTTTGACGATTCCAATTGA
- the LOC109600871 gene encoding peptide transporter family 1 isoform X1, producing MSSDERKTDDSPPESQNDTTVAERNDEESLEKKLPYPKSVFFIVSNEFCERFSYYGMRTILILYLKNILLFSEADSKIIYHTFTMFVYFFPLLGAILSDSWLGKFKTIFFVSIIYACGSILLAVSSAPTDIPQTAFSMIGLLLIALGTGGIKPCVSAFGGDQFILPQQELQLATFFSLFYFSINSGSLVSTFLTPILREKVHCFGDDHCYPLAFAVPGALMVVSIIIFGLGKPLYRIKKPEGNVFVQVTKCISYAISKKSKRDKSEKPKEHWLDYASDKYDSTLIDNIKATIKVLIIYIPLPIFWALYDQQGSGWTFQAVRMDGDIGFYTILPDQMQVVNPLLILAFIPLFTYVVYPLLAKCNFVKTPLQRMAAGGVLTAVAFGISACISLWLESTYPTLPSEGNIQLRMYNPTKCDVTVNALDLRINSAIKSFGYEHNIDIDFSGKSDVEFTFTGDCLTEKTLKVSISEETAYGIVIQEDKIQSYEDDIKKSDDGNPIVRTLQHVSTGPPLSYGSKNIRAENIEQETFDVGTYDVGPSKTEMKLKLGGKYVVIANDEKAELITVTEPNSVHILWLLPQYIVITGGEIMFAITGLEFSYSQAPVSMKSVLQACWLLTTAFGNLIIVIIESGKIFDKQSYDFFLYTVLMLFDMALFIWLATKYKYISFANSEQELTTTDKEKQGVENSAFDDSN from the exons ATGAGTAGTG ACGAAAGAAAAACGGACGATTCACCACCTGAATCACAAAATGATACAACTGTAGCGGAGAGAAATGATGAAGAGTCACTAGaaaaa AAACTTCCTTACCCTAAATCCGTCTTCTTCATTGTCAGCAATGAGTTCTGCGAAAGGTTCAGTTACTATGGGATGCGAA CAATCCTCATCCTGTACCTTAAGAACATTCTTCTGTTCAGCGAGGCGGACTCGAAAATCATCTACCACACTTTCACCATGTTTGTGTACTTCTTCCCGCTCTTGGGTGCCATACTCTCGGACAGCTGGTTAGGAAAGTTCAAGACGATATTCTTCGTTTCCATAATTTATGCCTGCGGAAGCATACTTCTGGCCGTGTCGTCTGCGCCTACAGACATCCCACAGACCGCGTTCTCCATGATCGGTCTTTTGCTCATCGCTTTGGGCACGGGAGGCATAAAACCGTGCGTGTCCGCATTTGGAGGCGATCAGTTCATCTTACCGCAACAGGAACTGCAGCTGGCCACTTTCTTCTCCCTTTTTTACTTTTCCATTAACAGCGGAAGCTTGGTCTCGACCTTCCTGACACCGATATTGAGAGAGAAGGTCCACTGTTTCGGAGATGACCACTGTTACCCGTTGGCTTTTGCCGTTCCTGGTGCTCTTATGGTTGTATCTATCA TTATATTCGGACTCGGCAAGCCTCTCTACAGGATCAAAAAACCCGAAGGAAACGTCTTCGTTCAGGTTACCAAATGTATTTCT tATGCTATTAGCAAGAAGTCGAAACGCGACAAAAGTGAGAAACCAAAGGAACACTGGTTAGATTACGCATCAGACAAATATGACTCTACTCTCATTGATAATATTAAGGCCACCATCAAAgttcttattatttacattccaTTGCCTATTTTCTGGGCATTGTATGATCAACAGGGATCAGGGTGGACTTTCCAGGCAGTACGTATGGACGGAGATATTGGCTTTTATACCATTCTGCCTGATCAAATGCAAGTGGTTAATCCTCTTTTGATTCTGGCCTTTATTCCTTTATTCACATACGTGGTGTATCCCTTGTTGGCCAAATGCAACTTTGTAAAAACACCTTTGCAAAGAATGGCCGCTGGTGGAGTTCTAACGGCAGTTGCATTTGGTATATCCGCTTGCATTTCCTTATGGTTGGAATCAACGTATCCAACACTTCCCTCAGAGGGAAACATTCAACTTAGAATGTACAACCCCACTAAATGCGATGTGACTGTCAACGCTTTGGATTTGAGAATTAATTCGGCTATTAAAAGTTTTGGATATGAacataatattgatattgacTTCTCTGGTAAAAGTGACGTAGAGTTCACCTTCACTGGGGACTGTTTAActgaaaaaactttaaaagtttctatTAGTGAAGAAACTGCATATGGAATAGTCATTCAAGAAGATAAGATTCAATCCTATGAGGATGATATCAAAAAGAGTGACGATGGAAATCCTATTGTTAGGACTTTGCAACATGTATCAACTGGCCCGCCACTTTCATACGGTTCGAAAAATATTAGAgctgaaaatattgaacaagAAACTTTCGATGTAGGAACCTATGATGTAGGTCCATCAAAGACTGAAATGAAACTAAAATTGGGTGGAAAATATGTGGTTATAGCGAATGAT gaAAAAGCGGAGTTAATAACTGTAACAGAGCCGAACTCTGTGCACATACTGTGGCTACTTCCtcaatatattgttataacaGGTGGTGAAATTATGTTTGCCATTACTGGTTTAGAGTTCTCCTATTCCCAGGCACCAGTCTCTATGAAATCCGTTCTTCAGGCCTGCTGGTTGTTAACCACAGCTtttggtaatttaataatcgtaATTATAGAGTCTGGAAAAATTTTCGACAAACAG TCATATGACTTCTTTTTGTATACGGTTCTTATGTTATTTGACATGGCCCTATTTATATGgctagcaacaaaatataaatatataagctTCGCAAACAGTGAACAAGAATTGACAACTACAGACAAAGAGAAGCAAGGAGTTGAAAACTCAGCCTTTGACGATTCCAATTGA
- the LOC109600871 gene encoding peptide transporter family 1 isoform X3, whose translation MRTILILYLKNILLFSEADSKIIYHTFTMFVYFFPLLGAILSDSWLGKFKTIFFVSIIYACGSILLAVSSAPTDIPQTAFSMIGLLLIALGTGGIKPCVSAFGGDQFILPQQELQLATFFSLFYFSINSGSLVSTFLTPILREKVHCFGDDHCYPLAFAVPGALMVVSIIIFGLGKPLYRIKKPEGNVFVQVTKCISYAISKKSKRDKSEKPKEHWLDYASDKYDSTLIDNIKATIKVLIIYIPLPIFWALYDQQGSGWTFQAVRMDGDIGFYTILPDQMQVVNPLLILAFIPLFTYVVYPLLAKCNFVKTPLQRMAAGGVLTAVAFGISACISLWLESTYPTLPSEGNIQLRMYNPTKCDVTVNALDLRINSAIKSFGYEHNIDIDFSGKSDVEFTFTGDCLTEKTLKVSISEETAYGIVIQEDKIQSYEDDIKKSDDGNPIVRTLQHVSTGPPLSYGSKNIRAENIEQETFDVGTYDVGPSKTEMKLKLGGKYVVIANDEKAELITVTEPNSVHILWLLPQYIVITGGEIMFAITGLEFSYSQAPVSMKSVLQACWLLTTAFGNLIIVIIESGKIFDKQSYDFFLYTVLMLFDMALFIWLATKYKYISFANSEQELTTTDKEKQGVENSAFDDSN comes from the exons ATGCGAA CAATCCTCATCCTGTACCTTAAGAACATTCTTCTGTTCAGCGAGGCGGACTCGAAAATCATCTACCACACTTTCACCATGTTTGTGTACTTCTTCCCGCTCTTGGGTGCCATACTCTCGGACAGCTGGTTAGGAAAGTTCAAGACGATATTCTTCGTTTCCATAATTTATGCCTGCGGAAGCATACTTCTGGCCGTGTCGTCTGCGCCTACAGACATCCCACAGACCGCGTTCTCCATGATCGGTCTTTTGCTCATCGCTTTGGGCACGGGAGGCATAAAACCGTGCGTGTCCGCATTTGGAGGCGATCAGTTCATCTTACCGCAACAGGAACTGCAGCTGGCCACTTTCTTCTCCCTTTTTTACTTTTCCATTAACAGCGGAAGCTTGGTCTCGACCTTCCTGACACCGATATTGAGAGAGAAGGTCCACTGTTTCGGAGATGACCACTGTTACCCGTTGGCTTTTGCCGTTCCTGGTGCTCTTATGGTTGTATCTATCA TTATATTCGGACTCGGCAAGCCTCTCTACAGGATCAAAAAACCCGAAGGAAACGTCTTCGTTCAGGTTACCAAATGTATTTCT tATGCTATTAGCAAGAAGTCGAAACGCGACAAAAGTGAGAAACCAAAGGAACACTGGTTAGATTACGCATCAGACAAATATGACTCTACTCTCATTGATAATATTAAGGCCACCATCAAAgttcttattatttacattccaTTGCCTATTTTCTGGGCATTGTATGATCAACAGGGATCAGGGTGGACTTTCCAGGCAGTACGTATGGACGGAGATATTGGCTTTTATACCATTCTGCCTGATCAAATGCAAGTGGTTAATCCTCTTTTGATTCTGGCCTTTATTCCTTTATTCACATACGTGGTGTATCCCTTGTTGGCCAAATGCAACTTTGTAAAAACACCTTTGCAAAGAATGGCCGCTGGTGGAGTTCTAACGGCAGTTGCATTTGGTATATCCGCTTGCATTTCCTTATGGTTGGAATCAACGTATCCAACACTTCCCTCAGAGGGAAACATTCAACTTAGAATGTACAACCCCACTAAATGCGATGTGACTGTCAACGCTTTGGATTTGAGAATTAATTCGGCTATTAAAAGTTTTGGATATGAacataatattgatattgacTTCTCTGGTAAAAGTGACGTAGAGTTCACCTTCACTGGGGACTGTTTAActgaaaaaactttaaaagtttctatTAGTGAAGAAACTGCATATGGAATAGTCATTCAAGAAGATAAGATTCAATCCTATGAGGATGATATCAAAAAGAGTGACGATGGAAATCCTATTGTTAGGACTTTGCAACATGTATCAACTGGCCCGCCACTTTCATACGGTTCGAAAAATATTAGAgctgaaaatattgaacaagAAACTTTCGATGTAGGAACCTATGATGTAGGTCCATCAAAGACTGAAATGAAACTAAAATTGGGTGGAAAATATGTGGTTATAGCGAATGAT gaAAAAGCGGAGTTAATAACTGTAACAGAGCCGAACTCTGTGCACATACTGTGGCTACTTCCtcaatatattgttataacaGGTGGTGAAATTATGTTTGCCATTACTGGTTTAGAGTTCTCCTATTCCCAGGCACCAGTCTCTATGAAATCCGTTCTTCAGGCCTGCTGGTTGTTAACCACAGCTtttggtaatttaataatcgtaATTATAGAGTCTGGAAAAATTTTCGACAAACAG TCATATGACTTCTTTTTGTATACGGTTCTTATGTTATTTGACATGGCCCTATTTATATGgctagcaacaaaatataaatatataagctTCGCAAACAGTGAACAAGAATTGACAACTACAGACAAAGAGAAGCAAGGAGTTGAAAACTCAGCCTTTGACGATTCCAATTGA